A genomic region of Candidatus Omnitrophota bacterium contains the following coding sequences:
- a CDS encoding glycosyltransferase produces the protein MKKILIIPHHPGLEKIKIRLIEIAKALSQDYEVYLVNWTVAQETHSIWERITSALKDAFATAKSYKKDNINVIEFPILHRPLKLAAFLNSHWLKKAISSVKPDILINGSFYMFNINKKRDFKYIFDVADLPVEETNNYFDRFVYKQTAEEIKKADIVTVCSGGLKNYVRDRFSKEAIFVPNGAEIERLRLVNDAEVEKIRQEHNLFGKWVIGYIGHIGEWVNVDLAVEAFHQIESEMPDAVLLWVGLSGNIHDLRKKYAKENIIFTGGVYDVDPYFKLLNLGLLPHRKCLFQDMAFHIKLIEYTAVRKFVVCTPLREMTSLNLPNVIFADESARTWAQAIIKARALVWQKDWDSSVEEFDWKNIVQKVKNLI, from the coding sequence ATGAAAAAAATTTTAATAATACCGCATCATCCGGGGCTTGAAAAAATAAAAATCAGGCTAATTGAAATAGCCAAAGCGCTTTCGCAGGATTACGAAGTATATTTAGTAAACTGGACAGTGGCCCAGGAAACACATTCCATTTGGGAAAGGATAACTTCAGCTTTGAAGGATGCTTTTGCAACTGCTAAATCTTACAAGAAGGACAATATTAATGTCATTGAGTTTCCTATCCTCCACCGTCCTCTTAAACTTGCAGCTTTCTTGAATTCGCACTGGCTTAAAAAGGCAATCAGCAGTGTAAAGCCCGATATTCTGATAAACGGCTCTTTCTATATGTTTAACATCAATAAAAAAAGAGATTTTAAATACATCTTTGACGTAGCAGATTTACCTGTTGAAGAAACTAATAATTATTTTGATCGTTTTGTTTACAAACAGACAGCTGAAGAAATAAAGAAAGCGGATATAGTTACTGTTTGCTCAGGGGGGTTAAAAAATTATGTCCGTGATAGATTTTCCAAAGAAGCAATCTTTGTGCCGAATGGCGCAGAAATTGAAAGATTACGTTTAGTTAATGATGCAGAAGTAGAAAAGATTCGGCAGGAACATAATCTTTTTGGTAAGTGGGTAATTGGCTATATAGGGCATATTGGAGAGTGGGTGAATGTCGATTTAGCTGTAGAGGCATTTCATCAAATTGAATCCGAGATGCCCGATGCGGTTTTGTTATGGGTTGGGTTATCCGGGAACATCCATGATTTACGGAAAAAATATGCTAAAGAGAATATTATTTTTACCGGCGGGGTTTATGATGTTGATCCTTATTTTAAATTGTTAAATTTAGGCCTTCTTCCTCACAGAAAATGTCTTTTTCAGGATATGGCGTTTCATATTAAGCTGATTGAATATACCGCAGTGAGGAAATTTGTTGTTTGTACTCCTCTTAGGGAGATGACATCTTTAAATTTACCAAATGTAATTTTCGCAGATGAAAGCGCGCGGACTTGGGCTCAGGCGATAATAAAGGCAAGGGCTTTGGTTTGGCAGAAAGATTGGGATTCTTCGGTTGAAGAATTTGATTGGAAGAATATTGTACAGAAAGTAAAGAATTTAATATAA